The genomic stretch GGATCTACACGGGCGAGGTCGGCCGGGCCATCGCGGTCCTGATCGTCGGCTGCCCCTGCGCGCTGATCCTGGCGGCCCCTACGGCGACGGTGGCGGCGCTGGGGCGCGCGGCCCGCGCCGGGATCCTGGTCAAGGGGGGGCGGCACCTCGAGCAGGCCGCTTCCGTGAAAGCGGTCCTGTTCGATAAAACCGGGACATTGACGCTGGGAGAGCCCCGGGTCGTCGAGATCGCCTGCACGGACGGCGTCGGCAGGGAGGAGCTCCTCGCCTGCGCCGCCAGCGCCGAGCAGCACTGCACCCACCCGCTGGCCCGGGCGGTCCTGAAGGCCGCGCATTACGCCAAGGTGGCCGTCCGCGGGGCGGAAAACGCCTTCCACGAGATCGGGCTCGGCGTCCGGGCGATGGTGGACGGCTCGGTCATCGAGGTCGGCGGCGTCTCCCTATGCGCGGACGCGGCCGCGTTTCCCGGGCACCTCCGGAAACGGATCGACGAATCGATCTCCCTCGGCGTCACGCCGCTGGTCGTGTACCGGGATCAGGCGCCCGTCGGCCTGCTGAACGTTTCGGATCATGTCCGGCCGACCGCGGGCACGACCGTCCGGAATTTCCACGGCCTCGGGATCCGCGAAACCGCCATCCTGTCCGGCGACCATGAAAAGGCGGCGCGGCGCGTGGCCGACTCGGTCGGCATCGGCCGGGTCTACGCGAACCTGAAGCCGCGCGACAAGGTGGAGATCATCCGGACGTACCAGTCGAGGGAGCTGCCGGTCATGTTCATCGGCGACGGGATCAACGACGCGCCGGCGCTGGCGTCCTCCCGGGTCGGCGTGGCCATGGGGGGCGCGGGGACCGACGTCGCCCTGGAGGCCGCGGACATCGCCCTCACCCACGACGACATTTCCCGGCTGCCCTGGCTGATCCGCCTGTCCCGCAGGATGCTCGGAATCATCAAGATCAACCTCGCGTTCGGGCTGGCGTTCAACGCCGCCGCGGTCGTCGCCGGAGGCATGGGATGGCTCACGCCCATCATGGCCGCCATCGTGCACAACATCGGCAGCGTCCTGGTCGTCGTCGCGTCGGCGAGCCTGGCGTTCTTTCCGGACGACCCCCTGCATGTATAATGTCGGCGATGCGGCTCCCGTTCGATTCGTACAGGATAACGGCCTTCTTCGACGCCCTGGCCGCGCGGATCCGTCCCCGCCGCCTCCGGTGCTACCGCCGGTGCATTCCGCTATTTAAAGGGAAGATCGGCCTCGAGATCGGCGGGCCGAGCAGCGTGTTCAAGCTGGGCAGGCTGTTCCCCGTTTACGCGGTCGCCGGCCGGGTCGACAACTGCAATCTCAGCCATCGGGCCTCCGATCCCCTGTACAGGTTCGAGACGGCAATCGAGGAAGGCCGCACGTTCCGGTACAGCCGGCTGCGCGCGCCCGGCGTCCAATACGTCATGGAGGCCGCCGACCTCTCACGCATCGCGCCGGCCTCGTACGATTTCGTCCTCTCGTCGCACGCGCTGGAGCACGTGGCCAACCCGCTGCGGGCGTTGTCGGAGTGGACCCGCGTCCTCAGGGAGGGTGGGCACATCGTGCTCGTGCTCCCGCACAAGGACGGCACCTTCGACCACCGCAGGCCGGTGACGACGCTGGCGCACATGGTAGCCGACTTCGAGCGGCGGGTGTCCGATGACGACGCGACGCACATGGACGAGATCCTGAGGCTGCACGACCTCGCCCGCACGCCGGAGTACCCCGGGATCGAGGATCTCAAGCAAGCCACGAGGGAGAATCCGGTCCGGCGCCGCCTGCATCACCACG from Thermodesulfobacteriota bacterium encodes the following:
- a CDS encoding class I SAM-dependent methyltransferase; protein product: MRLPFDSYRITAFFDALAARIRPRRLRCYRRCIPLFKGKIGLEIGGPSSVFKLGRLFPVYAVAGRVDNCNLSHRASDPLYRFETAIEEGRTFRYSRLRAPGVQYVMEAADLSRIAPASYDFVLSSHALEHVANPLRALSEWTRVLREGGHIVLVLPHKDGTFDHRRPVTTLAHMVADFERRVSDDDATHMDEILRLHDLARTPEYPGIEDLKQATRENPVRRRLHHHVFDTRLAVETVHHMGLQILSVEVYIPHHILIVARKPGKSEEVRNDPFRGIGAAPVWKSPFPSDR
- a CDS encoding cation-translocating P-type ATPase, whose protein sequence is MIGRFSKLGVYQELFRSRDFYIASGAALLALASYAVDSGGGSPSFMGNALALASVLINGSPIVWGAVKGLIERKVNVDELVSLAIVASLLQGEFLAAAVVSFVMTLGGLIERATSDSARRAIQSLVRISPQTAVVLEGGAEKTVPVEEVAVGAHILVKPGERIPVDAVIVSGVSAVDESVMTGESLPLEKRAGDAILAGTLNYNGVLEARATKVGRDTTLGKVIQLVSEAESHRPEAVRLIDRYATWFTPAILLCAGVAWIYTGEVGRAIAVLIVGCPCALILAAPTATVAALGRAARAGILVKGGRHLEQAASVKAVLFDKTGTLTLGEPRVVEIACTDGVGREELLACAASAEQHCTHPLARAVLKAAHYAKVAVRGAENAFHEIGLGVRAMVDGSVIEVGGVSLCADAAAFPGHLRKRIDESISLGVTPLVVYRDQAPVGLLNVSDHVRPTAGTTVRNFHGLGIRETAILSGDHEKAARRVADSVGIGRVYANLKPRDKVEIIRTYQSRELPVMFIGDGINDAPALASSRVGVAMGGAGTDVALEAADIALTHDDISRLPWLIRLSRRMLGIIKINLAFGLAFNAAAVVAGGMGWLTPIMAAIVHNIGSVLVVVASASLAFFPDDPLHV